A section of the Sphingomonas ginsenosidivorax genome encodes:
- a CDS encoding putative O-glycosylation ligase, exosortase A system-associated has product MRDLAFIAFLLGLFGMGFRRPFLLVLVYVYIDIVSPQRLTYYLLNAVPISLIAVALAVGGWVLADDKRDTRVAPRQVLIGLLLLYCWATTIAADFPVEAKEKWDWVWKALAFAAFLPLTLRTRLRIESLLLFMILSAASIIIVGGIKTLATGGGGYGQLNLMVDNNSGLYEGSTISAVAVAIVPLIIWFMTYGTIFRPDWRVKGFCLALVFACLLIPVGTSTRTGLLCIGLLALLSLRSVKRKGLYLGGIAALGLAAIPFLPSTFTNRMNTIQTYQADQSASTRLAVWKWTIDYAKSHPFGGGFEAYRGNHIRYDLKTADGGAPPAGPTVEVDKARAYHSAYFEMLGEQGYFGLALWLMINIIGIVRMEILRRRYRDPAGPYPWAAPLAAALQSAHIIYLLGAAFIAIAFQPFIYMLIGAQIGLDTYLARERSEESFRPMGRRAALPA; this is encoded by the coding sequence GTGCGTGATCTCGCCTTCATCGCGTTCCTGCTCGGGCTGTTCGGCATGGGGTTCCGCCGGCCGTTCCTGCTCGTCCTGGTCTATGTCTATATCGACATCGTCTCGCCGCAGCGGCTGACCTATTACCTGCTCAACGCCGTGCCGATCTCGCTGATCGCGGTCGCGCTCGCGGTCGGCGGATGGGTGCTCGCCGACGACAAGCGCGACACCCGCGTCGCGCCGCGCCAGGTCCTGATCGGGCTGCTGCTGCTCTATTGCTGGGCGACGACGATCGCTGCGGACTTCCCGGTCGAGGCGAAGGAGAAATGGGACTGGGTCTGGAAGGCGCTCGCCTTCGCCGCGTTCCTGCCGCTCACGCTGCGCACGCGCCTCAGGATCGAATCGCTGCTGCTGTTCATGATCCTGTCCGCCGCGTCGATCATCATCGTCGGCGGGATCAAGACGCTGGCGACGGGCGGCGGTGGCTATGGCCAGCTCAACCTGATGGTCGACAATAACTCGGGGCTCTACGAAGGCAGCACGATCAGCGCGGTCGCGGTCGCGATCGTGCCGCTGATCATCTGGTTCATGACCTATGGCACGATCTTCAGGCCCGACTGGCGCGTGAAGGGCTTCTGTCTTGCGCTCGTGTTCGCCTGCCTGCTGATCCCGGTCGGCACCTCGACGCGCACCGGGCTGCTCTGCATCGGGCTGCTTGCCCTGCTCTCTCTGCGCTCGGTGAAGCGCAAGGGGCTGTATCTCGGCGGGATCGCCGCGCTCGGCCTCGCCGCGATTCCCTTCCTGCCATCGACCTTCACCAACCGGATGAACACGATCCAGACCTACCAGGCCGACCAGTCCGCCTCGACCCGGCTGGCCGTGTGGAAGTGGACGATCGACTATGCCAAGTCGCATCCGTTCGGCGGCGGGTTCGAGGCGTATCGCGGCAACCATATCCGCTACGACCTGAAGACCGCGGACGGCGGGGCGCCCCCCGCCGGCCCAACCGTCGAAGTCGACAAGGCGCGCGCCTATCACAGCGCCTATTTCGAAATGCTCGGCGAACAGGGCTATTTCGGGCTCGCGCTATGGCTGATGATCAACATCATCGGCATCGTCCGGATGGAGATCCTGCGCCGCCGCTACCGCGACCCCGCCGGCCCCTATCCCTGGGCAGCGCCGCTCGCCGCCGCGCTGCAGAGCGCACATATCATCTACCTGCTGGGCGCTGCGTTCATCGCGATCGCGTTCCAGCCGTTCATCTACATGCTGATCGGCGCGCAGATCGGGCTCGACACCTATCTCGCGCGCGAGCGCAGCGAAGAGAGCTTCCGCCCGATGGGCCGCCGCGCTGCGCTCCCCGCATGA
- a CDS encoding TIGR04063 family PEP-CTERM/XrtA system glycosyltransferase, with translation MRILHILDHGLPLQSGYTFRTRAILKAQEARGWAVAAVTGPRHGAAAASVESVDGLTFHRTQATAKPGPIGELAGIHAFAKRIETAVDAFRPDILHAHSPVIDALAALIVARRRKLPLVYEIRAFWEDAAVGNGTGTEGSLRYRTTRALETWAVKRAAGVAVICDGLRRDLVARGIDGDKIIVSPNGVDLELFGTVPPRDDALAAALDLDGKDVVGFIGSFYDYEGLDDLIAAMPALVAARPNARLLMVGGGPMEAALRAQASASPVAAAIHFVGRVPHTEVERYYGLVDILAYPRKRMRLTDLVTPLKPLEAMAQGRLVAASDVGGHRELIRDGETGTLFAPDDPGAIATALAGMFADRSGWDARRTGARAFVEQERNWSSNILRYEPIYQRLVQAASLDVSCQRSPAKV, from the coding sequence ATGCGTATTCTCCATATCCTCGACCACGGCCTGCCGTTGCAGAGCGGCTACACCTTCCGCACGCGGGCGATCCTGAAGGCGCAGGAGGCGCGGGGCTGGGCAGTGGCGGCGGTGACGGGGCCGCGGCATGGCGCGGCGGCCGCGTCGGTCGAATCGGTCGACGGGCTAACCTTCCACCGCACGCAGGCCACCGCGAAGCCGGGGCCGATCGGCGAACTGGCCGGAATCCACGCGTTCGCGAAGCGGATCGAGACTGCGGTGGACGCGTTCCGCCCCGACATCCTGCACGCGCATTCGCCGGTGATCGATGCGCTGGCGGCGCTGATCGTCGCGCGGCGGCGGAAACTGCCGCTGGTGTACGAGATCCGCGCGTTCTGGGAGGATGCCGCGGTCGGCAACGGGACCGGGACCGAAGGATCGCTGCGCTACCGGACGACGCGCGCGCTCGAGACCTGGGCGGTGAAGCGCGCAGCGGGTGTCGCGGTGATCTGCGACGGGCTCAGGCGCGACCTCGTCGCGCGCGGGATCGACGGGGACAAGATCATCGTGTCGCCCAACGGCGTCGATCTCGAACTGTTCGGCACCGTACCGCCGCGCGACGATGCGCTGGCGGCGGCGCTGGACCTCGACGGCAAGGACGTGGTCGGGTTCATCGGCAGCTTCTACGACTACGAGGGGCTCGACGACCTGATCGCGGCAATGCCGGCGCTGGTCGCGGCACGGCCGAACGCGCGGCTGCTGATGGTCGGCGGCGGGCCGATGGAGGCCGCACTTCGTGCGCAGGCGTCGGCGTCGCCGGTGGCGGCGGCGATCCATTTCGTCGGGCGCGTGCCGCATACCGAGGTCGAGCGCTATTACGGGCTGGTCGACATCCTCGCCTATCCGCGCAAGCGGATGCGGTTGACCGATCTCGTGACGCCGCTCAAACCGTTGGAGGCGATGGCGCAGGGGCGACTCGTCGCGGCGTCCGACGTCGGCGGGCACCGCGAGCTGATCCGTGACGGAGAGACGGGCACATTGTTCGCGCCCGACGATCCCGGCGCGATCGCCACGGCGCTGGCGGGGATGTTCGCAGACCGCTCGGGCTGGGATGCACGGCGGACGGGGGCGCGCGCGTTCGTCGAACAGGAGCGTAACTGGTCGTCAAACATTCTGCGTTACGAACCGATTTACCAGCGGCTGGTCCAGGCCGCTTCATTGGATGTCTCATGTCAGCGTTCACCAGCAAAAGTCTGA
- a CDS encoding spinster family MFS transporter, whose translation MTEVDLPRADARASRYAWYVLSVLFLVYVLNFIDRQIISILAEDIKRDLGLKDQDLGFLYGTAFGVFYALFGIPLGRLADNWHRVRLMAIGLSLWSVMTALSGLSRTGGHLAAARIGVGIGEATASPSAYSIISDYFPKRLRATALSIYSAGLFVGGGCSLFIGGLIVQRWNAAWPDGGPLGLVGWQAAFMAVGLPGLVLALWITTLREPIRGLVEGLPEPERHPAPFRAFAGELLTIVPPLTLIGAAMGGVKALLINVAGLAAVVAGVLALVSIGEPWPQWAAVGTGIYAVFSWACALRRRDAPTYALIVGTPAFLCTVVAYGFNAFTAYAASFWAAPYAMRELGGTPSSTGLLVGGLGAMAGFLGLTIGGVVSDRLRRGNPAGRLWVVIFGAVVPVPFLILAFTAVTPVPFYIGIFFAQITASCALGAAAATTQDMVLPRMRGTATATFFIGTTLIGLALGPYLAGRVSTLSGSLSTGMLALLVVSPVTLAAAIAAYRLAPTAEATREARARAAGEAI comes from the coding sequence ATGACTGAGGTCGATTTGCCAAGGGCCGACGCAAGGGCGTCGCGCTATGCCTGGTACGTGTTGTCGGTCCTGTTCCTGGTCTATGTCCTGAACTTCATCGACCGGCAGATCATCTCGATCCTGGCCGAGGACATCAAGCGCGACCTGGGGCTGAAGGACCAGGATCTGGGGTTCCTGTACGGCACCGCGTTCGGCGTGTTCTACGCGCTGTTCGGGATCCCGCTCGGGCGGCTCGCCGACAACTGGCACCGCGTGCGGCTGATGGCGATCGGGCTGTCCCTGTGGTCGGTGATGACCGCGCTGTCGGGGCTGTCGCGGACCGGCGGCCATCTCGCCGCCGCGCGGATCGGCGTCGGCATCGGCGAGGCCACCGCGAGCCCGTCGGCCTATTCGATCATCTCCGACTATTTCCCGAAACGGCTGCGCGCGACCGCGCTGTCGATCTACTCGGCTGGGCTGTTCGTCGGCGGCGGCTGTTCGCTCTTCATCGGCGGGCTGATCGTCCAGCGCTGGAACGCGGCATGGCCGGATGGCGGGCCGCTGGGGCTGGTCGGCTGGCAGGCGGCGTTCATGGCGGTCGGGCTGCCGGGACTGGTGCTCGCGCTGTGGATCACCACGCTCCGCGAGCCGATCCGCGGGCTGGTCGAGGGGCTGCCCGAACCCGAGCGGCACCCCGCGCCATTCCGAGCCTTTGCCGGCGAGCTGCTGACGATCGTCCCGCCGCTGACGCTGATCGGCGCGGCGATGGGCGGCGTGAAGGCGCTGCTGATCAACGTCGCAGGGCTTGCTGCCGTCGTCGCGGGCGTGCTGGCGCTGGTGTCGATCGGCGAGCCCTGGCCGCAATGGGCCGCGGTCGGAACCGGGATCTACGCGGTATTCTCCTGGGCGTGTGCGCTCAGGCGCCGCGACGCGCCGACCTATGCGCTGATCGTCGGCACGCCGGCGTTCCTGTGCACGGTCGTCGCCTATGGGTTCAACGCGTTCACCGCCTATGCCGCGAGCTTCTGGGCGGCACCCTATGCGATGCGCGAACTGGGCGGCACGCCGTCGTCGACCGGCCTGCTGGTCGGCGGGCTCGGCGCGATGGCGGGGTTCCTGGGGCTGACGATCGGCGGCGTGGTGTCGGACCGGTTGCGGCGGGGCAATCCGGCGGGGCGGCTCTGGGTCGTGATCTTCGGCGCGGTGGTGCCGGTGCCGTTCCTGATCCTGGCGTTCACTGCCGTCACGCCGGTGCCGTTCTATATCGGCATCTTCTTTGCGCAGATCACCGCGAGCTGTGCGCTGGGCGCGGCGGCGGCGACGACGCAGGACATGGTGCTGCCACGGATGCGCGGCACGGCGACCGCGACGTTCTTCATCGGCACGACGCTGATCGGGCTGGCGCTGGGGCCGTATCTGGCGGGACGGGTGTCGACGCTGAGCGGCAGCCTGTCGACGGGGATGCTGGCGCTGCTGGTGGTGTCGCCGGTGACGCTGGCCGCGGCGATCGCGGCGTACCGGCTGGCACCGACTGCGGAGGCGACGCGCGAGGCGCGGGCGAGAGCGGCGGGGGAGGCGATCTAG
- a CDS encoding superoxide dismutase family protein: MRIATLTMIGAATIGLAACDKGGMDTGTPVADGQKAVATLQTAAGADVGRATATEVAGGIRFTLDGKAMPPGTHGAHVHMVGRCDAPDFTTAGGHWNPTGAKHGSMNPQGPHEGDLPNLIVGTDGRGTIGMTIPGATMAALLDADGSAFVVHADADDLMTDPSGNSGARIACGVFRPA, from the coding sequence ATGCGGATTGCGACACTGACGATGATCGGCGCGGCGACGATCGGCCTTGCAGCCTGCGACAAGGGCGGCATGGACACCGGCACGCCAGTCGCGGACGGGCAGAAGGCGGTCGCAACGCTGCAGACCGCGGCCGGTGCCGATGTCGGCCGCGCGACCGCGACCGAGGTCGCAGGCGGGATCCGCTTCACGCTCGACGGCAAGGCGATGCCGCCGGGCACGCACGGCGCGCATGTCCACATGGTCGGCCGCTGCGACGCGCCCGACTTCACCACCGCGGGCGGCCACTGGAACCCGACCGGCGCCAAGCATGGCAGCATGAACCCGCAGGGCCCGCACGAAGGCGACCTGCCCAACCTGATCGTCGGCACCGACGGTCGCGGCACGATCGGCATGACCATCCCCGGTGCGACGATGGCGGCGCTGCTCGACGCGGACGGCTCGGCGTTCGTCGTCCACGCCGACGCCGACGACCTGATGACCGACCCGTCGGGCAACAGCGGCGCGCGCATCGCCTGCGGCGTATTCCGCCCGGCCTGA
- the thpR gene encoding RNA 2',3'-cyclic phosphodiesterase, translating into MIRLFVALRPPPPIRAQLAATMTGMLGARWQDDDQLHVTLRFIGEVERPVAEDVAGALGQVHTDAPSVALDGVGRFERRGATTAVWAGLAPQDALAALHRKVDQACVRAGLAPEGRAYLPHVTLARLARGAAGPDADRWIAAHAGLASAPFAMPHLVLYESILTRDGARYEPVMRWPLGTGGHSVGSS; encoded by the coding sequence ATGATCCGCCTGTTCGTCGCCCTTCGCCCGCCCCCGCCGATCCGCGCGCAGCTTGCCGCAACGATGACCGGCATGCTGGGGGCGCGCTGGCAGGACGACGACCAGTTGCATGTGACATTGCGCTTCATCGGCGAGGTCGAGCGCCCCGTGGCGGAGGATGTCGCCGGCGCGCTCGGGCAGGTGCATACCGATGCCCCTAGCGTCGCACTCGACGGCGTCGGCCGGTTCGAACGCCGCGGCGCGACCACCGCAGTCTGGGCCGGCCTCGCTCCTCAGGACGCGCTGGCGGCGCTCCACCGCAAGGTGGACCAGGCCTGCGTCCGCGCCGGTCTCGCGCCGGAAGGTCGCGCCTATCTGCCGCACGTCACGCTCGCACGACTGGCGCGCGGCGCGGCAGGGCCCGATGCGGATCGCTGGATCGCCGCGCATGCCGGCCTTGCCAGCGCACCGTTCGCCATGCCGCATCTGGTGCTGTACGAAAGCATCCTGACGCGCGACGGCGCGCGCTACGAACCCGTCATGCGCTGGCCGCTCGGAACCGGCGGGCACAGTGTGGGTTCGTCCTAG
- a CDS encoding Bax inhibitor-1/YccA family protein, translating into MANWSDPRPRAAPFGTTATGARTEAYDAGLRAYMLSVYNYMASAVLLSGIVALLFAWGGESSPAAQIMMGGGLLKYVIIFAPLAIVFGMSFGQGRMSTGTMQVLFWSFAVLMGLSMSTIFLVYSGTSIAGAFFATASGFAALSLYGYTTKRDLSAFGTFLIIGVVGLLVASIVNMFLQSGVMGLVISAIGVLLFAGLTAYDTQRTKSLYAQVAGTDMVGKVVIMSALSLYLDFINMFMFVLRLFGGSRN; encoded by the coding sequence ATGGCTAACTGGTCTGACCCCCGGCCCCGCGCCGCGCCGTTCGGAACGACGGCCACGGGAGCCCGTACCGAAGCCTATGACGCCGGCCTCCGCGCGTATATGCTTTCGGTGTACAACTACATGGCATCGGCAGTCCTGCTGTCGGGCATCGTCGCTCTGCTGTTCGCATGGGGCGGCGAGTCCTCGCCGGCCGCGCAGATCATGATGGGCGGCGGCCTGCTGAAGTACGTCATCATCTTCGCACCGCTCGCGATCGTGTTCGGCATGAGCTTCGGCCAGGGTCGCATGAGCACCGGCACGATGCAGGTGCTGTTCTGGAGCTTCGCGGTCCTGATGGGCCTGTCGATGTCGACCATCTTCCTGGTCTATAGCGGCACGTCGATCGCCGGCGCTTTCTTTGCGACCGCATCGGGCTTCGCGGCGCTCAGCCTGTACGGCTACACGACGAAGCGCGATCTGTCGGCGTTCGGGACGTTTCTGATCATCGGCGTGGTCGGCCTGCTGGTCGCGAGCATCGTCAACATGTTCCTGCAGTCGGGCGTGATGGGCCTCGTCATCAGCGCGATCGGCGTTCTGCTGTTCGCTGGCCTCACCGCCTATGACACGCAGCGTACCAAGAGCCTGTATGCGCAGGTCGCGGGTACGGACATGGTCGGCAAGGTCGTGATCATGTCGGCGCTGAGCCTGTACCTCGACTTCATCAACATGTTCATGTTCGTGCTGCGTCTGTTCGGCGGCAGCCGCAACTGA
- a CDS encoding transglutaminase-like domain-containing protein, whose translation MRLSIDVRLDYGITGSADVLLQIEAAAMADQRIVDEALTIWSESPIRAVPGEDGIGQRCWARGHGRLVAHYRATVDVSREKVDLHRYPATPPRMLPGELTAYLLPSRYCQSDRLEGFVLREFAGLTGGPLASALSAWVTDSLDYRMGTSSGETTALDTFASRAGVCRDYAHLLVALARAGGIPARCVSAYAPGVDPPDFHAVAELWLDGGWRLVDATGMASCGDVARVCIGRDATDIAFMTVFGQAQLYEQVVRVTAVDQSDH comes from the coding sequence ATGCGCCTGTCGATCGACGTGCGTCTGGATTACGGCATCACCGGCTCGGCGGACGTGCTGCTGCAGATCGAGGCGGCGGCGATGGCCGACCAGCGGATCGTCGACGAGGCACTGACGATCTGGTCCGAATCGCCGATCCGCGCGGTGCCGGGCGAGGACGGCATCGGCCAGCGCTGCTGGGCGCGCGGGCATGGCCGGCTCGTCGCGCACTACCGTGCGACCGTCGACGTCAGCCGCGAGAAGGTCGATCTCCACCGCTACCCGGCGACGCCGCCGCGCATGCTGCCGGGTGAGCTGACCGCGTATCTGCTGCCGAGTCGCTACTGCCAGTCGGACCGGCTCGAGGGGTTCGTGCTGCGCGAGTTCGCGGGACTTACGGGCGGACCCCTGGCGTCGGCGCTGTCGGCGTGGGTCACGGACTCGCTCGACTACCGGATGGGGACGAGCAGCGGTGAAACCACCGCCCTCGACACCTTCGCGTCGCGGGCCGGCGTGTGCCGCGACTATGCGCATCTGCTGGTCGCGCTCGCGCGTGCCGGCGGCATCCCGGCGCGGTGCGTGTCGGCCTATGCGCCAGGCGTCGATCCGCCCGATTTCCACGCGGTCGCCGAATTGTGGCTGGATGGCGGATGGCGGCTGGTCGATGCGACGGGGATGGCGTCGTGCGGCGACGTCGCGCGCGTCTGCATCGGACGCGACGCGACCGACATCGCGTTCATGACGGTGTTCGGCCAGGCGCAACTCTACGAACAGGTCGTCCGCGTGACTGCTGTGGATCAGTCTGATCACTAG
- a CDS encoding extensin family protein has protein sequence MRAVRRTIGWLVGLAVVAMLGFVLWAGVRDRPQDMPWAPLDLGQPAGLFTGRKLAALTEDFPQCRALLDRAGVRYTVLPPRSDGQCGYTDGVRLTAGGARRIGFAPAGLGIACPVAAALSMWEWDVLQPAAQAAFGARVASIDHFGSYSCRRIYGRDAGNWSEHSTADAVDIAGFRLTDGTRITVARDWKGDGPKARFLHQVRDGACQLFATTLSPDYNAAHADHLHLDQANRGMGGWRACR, from the coding sequence ATGCGTGCGGTGCGGCGCACGATCGGCTGGCTGGTCGGGCTGGCCGTTGTCGCGATGCTCGGCTTCGTCCTGTGGGCGGGCGTCCGCGATCGTCCGCAGGACATGCCGTGGGCACCGCTCGACCTCGGCCAGCCCGCCGGGCTGTTCACGGGTCGCAAGCTCGCCGCGCTGACCGAGGATTTTCCGCAATGCCGGGCGCTGCTCGACCGCGCGGGCGTGCGCTACACGGTGTTGCCACCGCGTAGCGACGGCCAGTGCGGCTATACCGACGGGGTCCGCCTGACCGCGGGCGGCGCACGCCGGATCGGCTTCGCGCCCGCCGGGCTCGGTATCGCCTGTCCGGTCGCCGCCGCCTTGTCGATGTGGGAATGGGATGTGCTGCAACCCGCCGCGCAGGCCGCGTTCGGCGCGCGCGTCGCCAGCATCGACCATTTCGGCAGCTACAGCTGTCGCCGCATCTATGGCCGCGACGCGGGAAACTGGAGCGAGCATTCCACCGCCGATGCGGTCGACATCGCCGGCTTCCGCCTGACCGACGGCACCCGGATCACCGTCGCACGCGACTGGAAGGGTGATGGGCCGAAGGCGCGGTTCCTACACCAGGTCCGCGACGGTGCCTGCCAGCTGTTCGCGACGACCCTGTCCCCCGACTACAACGCCGCGCACGCCGACCATCTGCATCTCGACCAGGCCAATCGCGGCATGGGCGGCTGGCGCGCCTGTCGCTAA
- a CDS encoding NUDIX domain-containing protein, with protein sequence MSTLPPAIPAATLVIFRERDAGPPELLMVERARAMAFAGGALVFPGGRVDPGDHALAGGDDEAASRIAAIRETIEEVGLAIGLESAPDAIAAMRARLHAGDPLAAALGDTALALDALEPFARWRPAHAHARIFDTRFYLARLPQDAADAQIDATENVRLVWTTAAAVLDDADAGRATIIFPTRRVLERLARFATYDAAVADARAYPPRTITPWIEERDGVDYLCIPDDLGYPVTAERLTDTVRG encoded by the coding sequence ATGAGCACCCTGCCCCCCGCCATTCCCGCCGCCACCCTCGTGATCTTCCGCGAACGAGACGCCGGCCCGCCCGAGCTGCTGATGGTCGAACGCGCACGCGCGATGGCGTTCGCGGGCGGCGCGCTGGTGTTTCCCGGCGGGCGCGTTGACCCAGGAGACCATGCGCTCGCCGGCGGCGACGACGAGGCGGCTTCGCGCATCGCCGCGATCCGCGAGACGATCGAGGAGGTCGGGTTGGCGATCGGACTCGAGTCCGCGCCCGACGCGATTGCGGCAATGCGCGCCAGGCTCCACGCGGGCGACCCGCTGGCCGCCGCACTCGGCGACACCGCTCTGGCGCTCGACGCGCTGGAGCCGTTCGCGCGGTGGCGTCCTGCACATGCGCACGCCCGGATCTTCGACACGCGCTTCTACCTTGCCCGGCTGCCCCAAGATGCCGCCGACGCGCAGATCGACGCGACCGAGAATGTGCGGCTGGTCTGGACGACCGCGGCGGCCGTGCTCGACGACGCCGATGCGGGGCGCGCGACGATCATCTTCCCTACCCGTCGCGTGCTCGAGCGCCTGGCGCGTTTCGCGACCTACGACGCGGCGGTTGCCGATGCGCGCGCCTATCCGCCGCGGACGATCACGCCGTGGATCGAGGAGCGCGACGGCGTCGACTACCTCTGCATCCCCGACGACCTCGGCTATCCGGTTACCGCCGAGCGGCTTACCGACACGGTTCGCGGGTGA
- a CDS encoding GAF domain-containing protein gives MYQFDIAAGTKAELYHDLTTALDALTAGEPDAIANMANAAALIWEYLPDLNWAGFYRMVEGELVLGPFQGKAACIRIALGKGVCGTAAATRATQLVADVHDFPGHIACDAASRSELVVPVVHDGRLIGVLDLDSPEPARFDAEDAKGCEALMAVLAGRIA, from the coding sequence ATGTACCAGTTCGACATAGCCGCGGGCACCAAGGCCGAGCTCTATCACGACCTGACCACCGCGCTTGACGCGCTGACCGCGGGCGAGCCCGATGCGATCGCGAACATGGCGAATGCCGCGGCGCTGATCTGGGAATATCTGCCCGATTTGAACTGGGCGGGGTTCTACCGGATGGTCGAGGGTGAACTCGTGCTCGGGCCGTTCCAGGGCAAGGCGGCATGCATCCGCATTGCGCTCGGCAAAGGCGTGTGCGGGACTGCGGCGGCAACGCGGGCGACGCAGCTTGTCGCCGACGTGCATGACTTTCCGGGGCATATCGCGTGCGATGCGGCGAGCCGGTCGGAGCTCGTCGTTCCGGTGGTGCATGACGGGCGGCTGATCGGCGTGCTCGACCTCGACAGTCCCGAGCCGGCGCGGTTCGACGCCGAGGATGCGAAAGGCTGCGAGGCGTTGATGGCGGTGCTGGCCGGTCGCATCGCCTGA
- a CDS encoding RcnB family protein, with product MRSLLIVSGALALTAGASADAQRSVQPGPGASYGIPGRAPMAPPMRPVGHTPVAQPGGPGVRPLPGRPGAPYPGHQVRGQRWGSKIGGRWWGGANAPGGWAGYRRPQRGWAVPGYWNSPRFYINDWAGYGLTQPYNGYNWVRYYDDAVLIDGRGSVYDTVGGIDWDGGYQGGYADAYADDAVYAGPGDRGYADRGYDDRGYRPRDNGVGGAVIGGVVGGVAGNVIAGRGNRLAGTLIGAGAGAGVGYAIDKAEDRGRRAPPRPRPYPPVYGTGAGYGAGYGADYAPPPVPVYRAPPGGSWVSPDGTTTVTTTSGYPSATVGASTTTIVVQSAPAVTTTATEYYSDGVSYSRPSKMVKRRWRAKPRCAC from the coding sequence ATGCGGAGCCTTTTGATCGTGAGCGGGGCGCTGGCACTGACGGCGGGCGCATCGGCCGACGCGCAGCGCAGCGTGCAGCCGGGACCTGGTGCGAGCTACGGCATCCCCGGCCGTGCGCCGATGGCACCGCCGATGCGCCCGGTGGGTCATACCCCGGTCGCCCAGCCGGGCGGCCCCGGCGTCCGGCCGCTGCCGGGGCGACCTGGCGCGCCCTATCCCGGGCATCAGGTTCGGGGCCAACGCTGGGGTAGCAAGATCGGCGGACGCTGGTGGGGCGGCGCGAACGCCCCCGGCGGCTGGGCCGGTTATCGTCGCCCGCAGCGGGGCTGGGCAGTGCCGGGGTATTGGAACTCGCCGCGCTTCTACATCAACGACTGGGCCGGCTATGGCCTGACACAGCCGTATAACGGCTATAACTGGGTGCGGTATTACGACGACGCCGTGCTGATCGACGGCCGCGGATCGGTGTACGACACGGTCGGCGGGATCGACTGGGATGGGGGATACCAGGGCGGCTATGCGGACGCCTATGCCGACGATGCGGTGTACGCCGGGCCCGGCGACCGGGGCTATGCCGATCGCGGGTATGACGATCGCGGCTATCGCCCGCGCGACAACGGCGTCGGTGGCGCAGTGATCGGCGGTGTCGTCGGCGGGGTCGCGGGCAACGTTATCGCGGGCCGCGGCAACCGGCTGGCCGGTACGCTGATCGGCGCGGGTGCCGGTGCGGGCGTCGGCTATGCGATCGACAAGGCCGAGGACCGCGGCCGTCGCGCCCCGCCGCGGCCAAGGCCCTATCCGCCCGTCTACGGAACAGGCGCCGGGTATGGCGCGGGCTATGGCGCCGACTACGCCCCGCCGCCGGTGCCGGTCTACCGCGCGCCGCCGGGCGGGTCGTGGGTCTCGCCCGATGGCACGACGACGGTGACCACCACGAGCGGCTATCCGAGCGCCACGGTCGGCGCGTCCACGACGACCATCGTCGTGCAGTCCGCGCCTGCGGTCACGACGACCGCCACCGAATATTATTCGGACGGAGTCAGTTATTCGCGGCCGTCGAAGATGGTGAAGCGGCGCTGGCGCGCAAAGCCGCGCTGCGCCTGCTGA